A genomic stretch from Vulpes lagopus strain Blue_001 chromosome 11, ASM1834538v1, whole genome shotgun sequence includes:
- the TBR1 gene encoding T-box brain protein 1 produces MQLEHCLSPSIMLSKKFLNVSSSYPHSGGSELVLHDHPIISTTDNLERSSPLKKITRGMTNQSDTDNFPDSKDSPGDVQRSKLSPVLDGVSELRHSFDGSAADRYLLSQSSQPQSAATAPSAMFPYPGQHGPAHPAFSIGSPSRYMAHHPVITNGAYNSLLSNSSPQGYPAAGYPYPQQYGHSYQGAPFYQFSSTQPGLVPGKAQVYLCNRPLWLKFHRHQTEMIITKQGRRMFPFLSFNISGLDPTAHYNIFVDVILADPNHWRFQGGKWVPCGKADTNVQGNRVYMHPDSPNTGAHWMRQEISFGKLKLTNNKGASNNNGQMVVLQSLHKYQPRLHVVEVNEDGTEDTSQPGRVQTFTFPETQFIAVTAYQNTDITQLKIDHNPFAKGFRDNYDTIYTGCDMDRLTPSPNDSPRSQIVPGARYAMAGSFLQDQFVSNYAKARFHPGAGAGPGPGTDRSVPHTNGLLSPQQAEDPGAPSPQRWFVTPANNRLDFAASAYDTATDFAGNAATLLSYAAGVKALPLQAAGCTGRPLGYYADPSGWGARSPPQYCGAKSGSVLPCWPNSAAAAARMAGANPYLGEEAEGLAAERSPLPPGAADDAKPKDLSDSSWIETPSSIKSIDSSDSGIYEQAKRRRISPADTPVSESSSPLKSEVLAQRDCEKNCAKDLGGYYGFYSHS; encoded by the exons ATGCAGCTGGAGCACTGCCTTTCTCCTTCTATCATGCTCTCCAAGAAATTTCTCAATGTGAGCAGCAGCTACCCACATTCAGGCGGATCTGAGCTTGTCTTGCACGATCATCCCATTATCTCGACCACTGACAACCTGGAGAGAAGTtcacctttgaaaaaaattaccagGGGGATGACGAATCAGTCAGATACAGACAATTTTCCTGACTCCAAGGACTCACCAGGGGACGTCCAGAGAAGTAAACTCTCTCCTGTCTTGGACGGGGTCTCTGAGCTTCGTCACAGTTTCGATGGCTCTGCTGCAGATCGCTACCTCCTCTCTCAGTCCAGCCAGCCACAGTCTGCGGCCACTGCTCCCAGTGCCATGTTCCCGTACCCCGGCCAGCACGGACCGGCGCACCCCGCCTTCTCCATCGGCAGCCCCAGCCGCTACATGGCCCACCACCCGGTCATCACCAACGGAGCCTACAACAGCCTGCTGTCCAACTCCTCGCCGCAGGGCTACCCCGCGGCCGGCTACCCCTACCCACAGCAGTACGGCCACTCCTACCAGGGAGCCCCGTTCTACCAGTTCTCCTCCACGCAGCCCGGACTGGTACCCGGCAAAGCGCAGGTGTACCTGTGCAACAGGCCCCTCTGGCTGAAATTTCACCGCCACCAAACGGAGATGATCATCACCAAGCAGGGAAG GcgcatgtttccttttttaagttttaacatTTCTGGTCTCGATCCCACGGCTCATTACAATATTTTTGTGGATGTGATTTTGGCGGATCCCAATCACTGGAGGTTTCAAGGAGGCAAATGGGTTCCTTGCGGCAAAGCGGACACCAATGTGCAAG GAAATCGGGTCTATATGCATCCGGATTCCCCCAACACGGGGGCTCACTGGATGCGTCAAGAAATCTCTTTTGGAAAATTGAAACTTACAAACAACAAAGGAGCTTCAAACAACAATGGGCAG ATGGTGGTCCTCCAGTCCTTGCACAAGTACCAGCCCCGCCTGCACGTGGTGGAGGTGAACGAGGACGGCACGGAGGACACCAGCCAGCCCGGCCGCGTGCAGACCTTCACGTTCCCCGAGACGCAGTTCATCGCCGTCACCGCCTACCAGAACACCGAC atTACACAATTGAAAATAGATCACAACCCCTTTGCAAAAGGATTTCGGGATAATTATGACAC GATCTACACCGGCTGCGACATGGACCGCCTGACCCCCTCGCCCAACGACTCCCCGCGCTCGCAGATCGTGCCCGGGGCCCGTTACGCTATGGCCGGCTCTTTCCTGCAGGACCAGTTCGTGAGCAACTACGCCAAGGCGCGCTTCCacccgggcgcgggcgcgggccccGGGCCGGGCACGGACCGCAGCGTGCCGCACACCAACGGGCTGCTGTCGCCGCAGCAGGCCGAGGACCCGGGCGCGCCGTCGCCGCAGCGCTGGTTCGTGACCCCCGCCAACAACCGGCTGGACTTCGCCGCCTCGGCCTACGACACGGCCACGGACTTCGCGGGCAACGCGGCCACGCTGCTGTCCTACGCGGCGGGCGTGAAGGCGCTGCCGCTGCAGGCGGCGGGCTGCACCGGGCGCCCGCTCGGCTACTACGCCGACCCGTCGGGCTGGGGCGCGCGCAGCCCCCCGCAGTACTGCGGCGCCAAGTCGGGCTCGGTGCTGCCCTGCTGGCCCAAcagcgccgcggccgccgcgcgcATGGCGGGCGCCAACCCCTACCTGGGCGAGGAGGCCGAGGGCCTGGCGGCCGAGCGCTCGCCGCTGCCGCCCGGCGCCGCCGACGACGCCAAGCCCAAGGACCTGTCCGACTCCAGCTGGATCGAGACGCCCTCCTCCATCAAGTCCATCGACTCGAGCGACTCGGGGATTTACGAGCAGGCCAAGCGGCGGCGGATCTCGCCGGCCGACACGCCGGTGTCCGAGAGCTCGTCGCCGCTCAAGAGCGAGGTGCTGGCCCAGCGGGACTGCGAGAAGAACTGCGCCAAGGACCTGGGCGGCTACTACGGCTTCTACTCGCACAGCTag